The following are from one region of the Phormidium sp. PBR-2020 genome:
- a CDS encoding MoaD/ThiS family protein, which yields MSVTVLIPTPLQKFTGDRAKIDCEAGSITELIDALEGSCPGIKARLCDDQGKPRRFLNFYVNSEDIRFLQNTETPLNDGDEVSIVPAVAGG from the coding sequence ATGTCCGTAACGGTTCTGATTCCCACCCCCCTGCAAAAATTCACGGGCGATCGCGCCAAAATCGACTGTGAAGCGGGGAGTATTACTGAGTTAATTGATGCCCTAGAAGGGTCTTGTCCAGGCATCAAGGCCCGTCTGTGTGATGACCAAGGCAAACCCCGCCGCTTCCTCAATTTCTACGTCAACAGCGAGGATATCCGCTTTTTGCAGAATACCGAAACTCCCCTCAATGATGGGGATGAAGTGAGTATTGTGCCGGCGGTCGCTGGGGGGTAG
- a CDS encoding DUF4347 domain-containing protein codes for MTQHQQANHLLVLDTAIEAPEQLIQGAVSRSQVLRLTGDGHAIEQISDYLEQHQTIDTVHLLAHGRPGGVQLGQIWLTGQNLEMWAHRLGQWSQFLRPQASVILYGCRTAAGTLGQEFLSYLHELLGVTIAASTQVVGRGNWQFDRILGPKCSQESRQKGGRVSDPVTLPFHQDTLVSYPGSFDPPIPNFLYATDPGDTSLDGNDPNRVSRLYIINPDTGEFETHPTGEEKINLDARTFALSRAANGWLYYTGIEDGADNPVSVYRFDPSDPQNDNDKNGKVGTFQHAGFILRLGQGENGKLYAMNGENDRIYVLDVDENTELGSGDLGSNLETITLAGPDIKGGGDLAFDPKNPNILYFSAKDGGGQSEYKIYRVDISTITNGPVTPQEVTTLKLDGNNVEGIAGSLAFGADGNIYLNAQTTMYRVNGEALRTANGGTLTMEKVKDFQGIGNWTDFASLPTPIAALEVDVDKRSDGQDQVNPDGEIVYTITIKNTGGTTIDNIIVSDPLPDGISKFSWTRDIAGDTESGTGAIEDDRFALAAGQEAVYTVIATVQSVNNLNLDEDNIINQVTVRVPGFAIVDPKDDTRLLNSLTTSDSIQVGNRPPEVIDSLVTTPPGEQTPVTGLLGTDDGEIARYVIRSIPSGGTLRLGDRTIQAGDEIDPADIGNLVFDAGDNFNGSSFTYTAIDNLGAESEPGTITLNSPPTATGGSETIPPGSATNLSDSLLSANDPDGNVDFFKITGLPPTNQGRLFIGDPERGGREVRENERLTPGQLDQLFFQAEPGFTGTNFEFIAIDNDGGRSQPAEVTLDQGNSPPDTNDALQVIEPGAPVTLEGLGGTDIEDDDDTLEFEIEELPGEGTLTLNGNPVSVGQRLTAQELSQLQFEFPEGFSGNTSFTYAAIDSDGLKDPTPGTVFLKTEGSNIPPDTNEVTQNVPPNTFGGVNEIPAGVATRLTGLGGNDPDGDVREFRITQAPSNGTLFLGDPGDGGRALGTGDRIPKDRINDVFFLPGNNFNGTNFRYAAVDNEGEEDPTPAQVTLDVGNRFPDTDNVTNPLPDPGQIIRLSGLGGSDADGQVIGFVINTLPNRGRLFLGHPEAGGVPIEEGQILTVSEIGRLFLDVGDGTGDIRFTYSAIDNLGAIDPIPGEVLFTDRTTAPGDEEDDEDDDPVSEIGVDPSPTPIGTPSPSPSPEPEPEEDFESLCPPKPEKPEIPDLPELPDITRQMPELPVLEVDGLEQLNSRETSENTSGDTVVGGAEDNDIRGSAGDDQLRGGDGDDLIVTGGGNNVLAGNAGDDTILGHVGADTIYGGRDNDLILGRGGNNVIWGDRGNDTISGGPGDDIIGGGPQNRTPDFEGSDDLIYGDAGNDTIFGNLGQNSLSGGDGDDLIFGGQGDDLIFGDAGNDTLKGESGNDTLIGSPDTIEAARDDDTLPAQEDMLPDEGELNLEELTFEALAGLEDPRRAASEETDSDATDPEPDPEATTPGESEPEADDRTPTPDPVNPERPLTFEELAELDDPRSTASEETDSDETQPDSGPDSEATPPEDGSDADSEDSQVTPEPDPQPDPDPDADPISEGDLLSGNQGDDVLFGGAGNDTLFGGNDDDWLDGGSGDDLLFGDRGSDTLYGNRGNNTLVGGSLDPAMIDEDGPDLIYGGNGNDLIFGNRGDDTIFTGNGNNLAFGGQDDDLMYGGQGSDTLKGEFGDDTLLGSPRSLSVENSQGNVLTGNQGNDLILAGHGGDSLYGGNGDDLIFGGDGEDLIFGDRGNDTIHGGGGNDTLVAANGNPLVNDNDGNNLIFTGEGNNLVLGGSGDDSLVGEGGNDTIRGGRGDDMVWGGGGDDLLFGGHGNDTLCGGGGNDTLVAGNGNPADPATGDNVLIAAAGNNLMFGNGGQDTFYGGLGNDTIFGGSGDVIAFGEAGRNLIFGQRGDDTLAGGDGDALLHGGQGNDVLFGNGGNNTLYGGQGDDTLYSGRGNSLLFGDEGDDLLFGQRGNDTLVGGGGQNGFAITNEAQNNLILDFDIAQDAFVLFDGITREELTFGIRDGQTLLQRDGQTIAILVDVGIEQVNDITFR; via the coding sequence ATGACCCAGCATCAGCAAGCCAACCACCTCCTTGTCCTTGACACCGCCATTGAGGCCCCAGAGCAGTTAATCCAGGGGGCTGTGAGTCGGTCCCAGGTCTTGAGATTGACGGGGGATGGTCATGCGATCGAACAAATCTCCGACTATCTTGAGCAGCATCAGACAATCGACACCGTCCATCTGCTAGCTCACGGACGGCCGGGGGGGGTGCAGTTGGGTCAGATCTGGTTAACGGGCCAGAACTTGGAGATGTGGGCCCATCGGTTAGGTCAATGGTCCCAATTCCTCAGGCCCCAGGCTTCGGTAATTCTCTACGGCTGTCGCACTGCCGCCGGAACTCTAGGACAGGAGTTTCTCAGCTATCTCCATGAGCTATTAGGGGTCACGATTGCGGCGTCGACGCAGGTGGTGGGTCGAGGAAATTGGCAGTTTGACCGAATTCTTGGGCCTAAATGCAGCCAGGAGTCTAGGCAAAAGGGGGGGAGGGTTTCTGATCCGGTCACTCTCCCCTTCCATCAGGACACCCTAGTGAGTTATCCCGGAAGTTTCGATCCCCCAATCCCTAACTTTTTGTATGCGACGGATCCTGGGGATACAAGTCTAGATGGGAATGATCCTAATCGAGTTTCACGGCTTTACATTATTAACCCGGATACAGGAGAGTTTGAAACACATCCGACGGGAGAAGAGAAGATAAATCTAGATGCAAGAACTTTTGCTCTATCTCGAGCTGCTAATGGATGGCTTTATTACACGGGTATTGAAGATGGAGCTGATAATCCAGTCAGTGTTTACAGATTTGATCCCTCAGATCCACAAAACGACAACGATAAAAATGGCAAGGTGGGAACCTTCCAACATGCTGGTTTCATCCTCAGGTTGGGACAAGGAGAGAATGGCAAACTCTATGCTATGAATGGGGAGAATGACAGAATTTACGTTCTGGATGTTGATGAGAATACAGAGCTAGGTAGTGGTGATCTTGGAAGCAATTTAGAGACTATAACTTTGGCTGGTCCTGATATCAAGGGAGGAGGTGATTTAGCTTTTGATCCGAAGAATCCTAATATCTTGTATTTTTCAGCAAAAGATGGTGGAGGTCAAAGCGAATATAAGATTTATCGTGTTGACATTAGTACAATTACAAACGGTCCAGTGACCCCGCAGGAAGTTACAACTCTCAAGTTGGACGGTAACAACGTGGAGGGTATAGCTGGCTCATTAGCGTTCGGTGCGGATGGAAATATTTATTTGAACGCACAGACGACCATGTACCGAGTTAATGGTGAGGCCTTGAGAACCGCTAACGGCGGAACCCTCACGATGGAAAAAGTAAAAGACTTTCAGGGTATCGGAAATTGGACGGACTTTGCCAGTCTTCCTACACCCATCGCTGCTCTAGAAGTGGATGTCGACAAAAGGTCTGACGGTCAGGATCAGGTTAATCCAGATGGGGAGATTGTTTACACGATTACCATCAAGAATACTGGTGGAACCACCATTGATAATATCATTGTCTCCGATCCCCTACCAGACGGGATTTCAAAATTTAGCTGGACACGAGATATCGCCGGGGACACGGAAAGTGGGACGGGTGCGATTGAAGATGATCGCTTTGCCCTAGCGGCCGGTCAAGAGGCCGTATACACAGTCATTGCGACGGTTCAAAGTGTTAATAACCTCAACTTAGATGAGGATAATATTATCAACCAGGTAACGGTTCGGGTTCCGGGATTTGCCATTGTTGATCCTAAGGATGACACTCGCCTTCTTAATAGCCTCACTACCTCGGATTCCATTCAAGTGGGCAACCGGCCCCCAGAAGTAATTGATAGCCTGGTGACAACCCCTCCCGGTGAACAGACCCCCGTTACGGGCTTGTTGGGTACCGATGATGGTGAAATTGCACGGTATGTTATCCGCAGCATTCCTAGCGGTGGAACGCTGCGACTGGGCGATCGCACTATCCAAGCCGGTGATGAAATTGACCCAGCGGACATTGGCAATCTCGTCTTTGATGCCGGGGATAACTTTAACGGGTCTAGCTTTACCTATACGGCTATTGATAACCTCGGGGCCGAGTCAGAACCGGGAACCATCACCCTCAATAGTCCCCCGACAGCCACTGGCGGCAGCGAAACCATCCCCCCAGGAAGTGCCACCAACCTCTCGGATTCCCTCCTGAGTGCCAATGACCCCGATGGGAACGTTGACTTCTTCAAGATCACCGGGTTACCCCCGACGAACCAGGGGCGACTATTTATCGGAGACCCAGAACGAGGGGGACGGGAAGTCCGAGAGAACGAGCGCCTCACTCCAGGACAACTCGACCAACTCTTCTTCCAAGCCGAACCTGGCTTTACGGGAACCAACTTTGAATTCATCGCCATCGACAACGACGGCGGTCGTTCTCAACCTGCCGAGGTGACCTTAGATCAGGGCAATTCCCCCCCGGACACTAACGATGCCCTACAAGTCATCGAACCTGGCGCACCGGTGACCCTGGAAGGCTTAGGAGGAACGGACATTGAGGATGACGATGATACCCTGGAGTTTGAAATTGAAGAACTTCCCGGAGAAGGGACGCTGACACTCAATGGAAACCCCGTTAGTGTGGGGCAGCGCCTCACAGCCCAAGAACTATCTCAACTACAATTTGAGTTCCCCGAGGGCTTCAGCGGTAACACCAGTTTCACATATGCTGCCATTGATAGTGACGGACTCAAAGACCCCACCCCAGGAACCGTCTTCCTCAAAACCGAAGGGAGTAACATCCCCCCTGACACTAATGAAGTCACCCAAAACGTGCCCCCCAACACCTTTGGCGGTGTCAACGAAATTCCCGCTGGGGTTGCCACTCGTTTAACGGGCCTGGGTGGGAATGACCCCGATGGAGATGTTCGGGAGTTCCGCATTACTCAAGCCCCGAGCAATGGAACCCTCTTCTTGGGGGATCCTGGCGATGGCGGACGGGCCTTAGGGACGGGAGACAGGATTCCCAAAGACCGCATTAACGATGTCTTCTTCCTCCCCGGCAATAACTTCAATGGAACCAACTTCCGCTACGCCGCCGTTGATAATGAAGGAGAGGAAGACCCCACTCCTGCCCAAGTGACCCTAGATGTGGGCAATCGTTTCCCTGACACCGATAATGTGACCAATCCTCTGCCGGACCCCGGTCAGATTATTCGCCTCTCAGGACTCGGTGGGAGTGATGCCGATGGACAAGTTATCGGTTTCGTCATCAACACCCTCCCCAATCGAGGCCGGCTCTTCCTGGGTCATCCTGAAGCTGGAGGTGTACCCATTGAAGAAGGACAAATCCTCACCGTCAGTGAAATTGGCCGCCTCTTTTTAGACGTAGGCGATGGTACCGGGGATATTCGCTTTACCTATTCGGCGATCGATAACCTGGGAGCTATTGACCCCATTCCCGGTGAAGTGCTCTTTACAGACCGGACCACTGCCCCAGGCGATGAGGAGGACGATGAGGACGATGACCCCGTCTCCGAGATTGGCGTTGACCCCTCTCCTACCCCCATTGGCACTCCCTCTCCCTCCCCCTCCCCAGAACCGGAACCGGAGGAGGATTTCGAGTCCCTCTGTCCTCCCAAACCCGAGAAGCCTGAGATTCCTGATTTACCGGAGTTGCCAGACATCACTCGTCAGATGCCTGAGCTACCAGTGTTAGAGGTGGATGGGTTGGAACAACTCAATAGCCGGGAAACCTCGGAGAACACCAGTGGCGATACCGTGGTGGGAGGCGCGGAAGACAACGATATTCGCGGTAGTGCCGGTGATGACCAACTTCGCGGTGGCGATGGGGATGACCTGATTGTGACCGGTGGCGGGAATAATGTCCTAGCCGGGAATGCCGGAGACGATACAATCCTGGGCCATGTAGGAGCTGATACCATCTATGGTGGTCGCGATAATGACCTGATTCTCGGTCGCGGTGGCAATAACGTCATTTGGGGCGATCGCGGCAATGACACCATCTCTGGCGGCCCCGGCGACGATATCATTGGCGGCGGTCCCCAAAACCGAACTCCGGACTTTGAAGGCAGTGATGACCTGATTTATGGCGATGCAGGCAACGATACTATCTTTGGCAACTTAGGCCAGAATAGTCTCTCCGGTGGCGATGGCGATGACTTGATTTTCGGCGGTCAAGGGGATGACCTCATCTTCGGTGATGCAGGCAATGACACCCTGAAAGGGGAGTCGGGCAACGATACCCTCATCGGCAGTCCTGATACCATTGAGGCGGCCCGCGACGATGACACGTTGCCGGCACAAGAGGATATGCTCCCGGATGAGGGAGAATTGAATCTTGAGGAGCTGACGTTCGAGGCCTTAGCTGGGTTAGAAGACCCCCGCCGTGCCGCCTCCGAAGAGACCGACTCGGATGCCACGGACCCAGAACCTGACCCCGAAGCCACTACGCCTGGGGAATCTGAACCCGAAGCGGACGATCGCACCCCAACTCCTGACCCCGTCAATCCTGAGCGGCCGTTAACCTTCGAGGAGTTAGCGGAATTAGACGACCCCCGCTCTACTGCGTCAGAGGAAACGGACTCGGACGAAACTCAGCCAGACTCTGGTCCAGACTCTGAGGCAACCCCGCCCGAGGACGGGTCTGACGCCGACTCTGAAGATAGTCAGGTGACGCCAGAACCGGACCCCCAACCCGACCCAGATCCTGATGCTGATCCCATTAGTGAGGGGGATCTCCTTTCGGGGAATCAGGGGGATGATGTCCTCTTTGGGGGGGCAGGCAATGACACCCTGTTTGGCGGCAATGACGATGACTGGCTCGATGGCGGGTCTGGCGATGATCTGCTGTTCGGCGATCGCGGCAGTGACACCCTCTACGGCAATCGGGGCAACAATACCCTCGTGGGCGGGTCCCTCGACCCGGCCATGATTGATGAGGATGGCCCAGACCTCATCTATGGCGGCAATGGTAATGACCTCATCTTCGGTAACCGGGGGGATGACACCATCTTCACCGGTAACGGCAATAACCTGGCCTTCGGCGGACAGGATGACGACCTGATGTATGGCGGTCAGGGGTCCGATACCCTCAAAGGGGAGTTCGGCGATGATACCCTTCTGGGCAGTCCCCGCAGTCTCTCGGTGGAGAACTCTCAGGGGAATGTCCTCACGGGCAATCAGGGCAACGATCTCATCCTTGCCGGTCATGGGGGCGATAGTCTCTATGGGGGCAATGGCGATGACCTCATCTTTGGCGGCGATGGCGAGGACTTGATTTTCGGCGATCGCGGCAACGATACCATCCACGGCGGGGGCGGCAACGATACCCTCGTGGCGGCTAACGGCAACCCCCTCGTCAACGACAATGACGGCAATAACCTCATCTTCACCGGAGAGGGCAATAACCTGGTTCTCGGTGGGTCTGGGGATGATAGCCTCGTGGGAGAAGGGGGCAATGATACCATTCGCGGCGGACGCGGTGATGACATGGTCTGGGGGGGCGGCGGCGATGACCTGCTCTTTGGCGGTCATGGCAACGATACCCTCTGTGGAGGCGGTGGCAATGATACCCTCGTCGCTGGCAATGGCAATCCCGCTGACCCGGCTACTGGGGATAATGTCCTCATTGCTGCTGCTGGCAATAACCTCATGTTCGGGAATGGCGGTCAAGACACCTTCTATGGTGGACTTGGCAATGACACCATCTTTGGCGGCAGTGGCGATGTCATTGCCTTCGGGGAAGCGGGCCGTAATCTCATCTTCGGTCAACGGGGTGACGATACCCTGGCTGGTGGGGATGGGGATGCCCTTCTTCATGGCGGCCAAGGGAATGATGTCCTGTTCGGCAATGGCGGTAACAACACCCTCTACGGCGGTCAGGGGGATGACACCCTCTACAGTGGTCGGGGTAACTCCCTCCTCTTCGGCGATGAAGGGGATGACCTGCTGTTTGGACAGCGGGGTAACGATACCCTCGTCGGCGGGGGCGGTCAAAATGGTTTCGCCATTACGAATGAGGCGCAAAATAACCTCATCCTCGACTTCGATATCGCTCAAGATGCCTTTGTCCTCTTTGATGGCATCACTCGGGAAGAGTTGACCTTTGGCATTCGGGATGGACAGACCCTACTCCAGCGAGATGGACAAACCATTGCCATTTTGGTGGATGTGGGAATTGAGCAGGTTAATGACATTACTTTCCGATAA
- a CDS encoding glycosyltransferase codes for MASVQSIALISVHGDPAIEIGKEEAGGQNVYVRHVGEALAQLGWRVDMFTRKTNPSQADVVHHAPNCRTIRLTAGPESFIHRDLIFDYLPEFVRALQQYQRDSGHYYRLIHTNYWLSAWVGMQLRSRQPLVQLHTHHSLGSVKYRSVQDIPAIAQTRLATEKRCIETADCVIATSPQEVEDMRRVTPLGNVQIIPCGTDVERFGSISKEEARARLGIAPEQKRLFYVGRFDSRKGIETLIRAAGRSQFRDDPNFRVVIGGGARTGHKDGDERDRLMALTEDLGIAHFVEFPGRIDDDLMSAYYAAADVCVVPSHYEPFGLVAIEAMACGTPLVASAVGGLQYSMIHEETGLLVPAQDDEAFAAACDRILANPTWRNELGEAARQRVLDEFSWQGVAEHLSQVYDELLQETAIPA; via the coding sequence ATGGCTTCTGTACAGTCTATTGCCTTAATCTCGGTTCACGGCGATCCGGCGATCGAAATCGGGAAAGAAGAAGCTGGAGGACAAAATGTCTATGTTCGCCATGTCGGGGAGGCCCTGGCCCAGTTAGGCTGGCGGGTGGATATGTTTACCCGAAAAACGAATCCCAGCCAAGCGGATGTCGTCCACCATGCCCCTAACTGTCGCACCATCCGACTAACGGCTGGCCCCGAGTCCTTTATTCATCGGGATCTGATTTTTGACTATCTTCCCGAGTTTGTTAGGGCCCTCCAACAGTATCAACGGGACTCGGGTCATTACTATCGCCTGATTCACACCAACTACTGGCTCTCAGCCTGGGTGGGGATGCAACTGCGAAGTCGTCAACCCCTGGTTCAGCTCCATACCCATCATTCTCTGGGGTCTGTGAAATATCGCTCCGTGCAGGATATTCCTGCCATTGCCCAAACCCGCTTAGCCACCGAAAAACGTTGCATTGAAACCGCTGACTGTGTCATCGCCACCAGTCCCCAGGAAGTGGAGGATATGCGGCGCGTGACTCCCTTGGGAAATGTGCAAATTATCCCCTGTGGCACGGATGTGGAGCGTTTTGGCTCTATTTCTAAGGAGGAGGCCCGCGCTCGATTGGGGATTGCCCCAGAGCAAAAACGACTGTTTTATGTGGGACGTTTTGATTCCCGCAAAGGGATTGAAACCCTGATTCGCGCCGCCGGGCGATCGCAGTTCCGGGACGACCCCAATTTCCGAGTCGTCATCGGCGGTGGGGCCCGCACGGGCCATAAGGACGGCGATGAGCGCGATCGCCTCATGGCCCTCACTGAAGACCTAGGAATTGCCCATTTCGTGGAGTTTCCCGGCCGCATTGACGATGACTTGATGAGTGCCTACTACGCCGCCGCCGATGTCTGTGTAGTTCCGAGTCACTATGAACCCTTTGGCTTGGTGGCGATCGAAGCTATGGCCTGCGGAACCCCCCTCGTGGCTAGTGCTGTGGGAGGTCTCCAATACTCGATGATTCATGAAGAAACGGGGTTACTCGTCCCGGCCCAGGATGATGAGGCCTTCGCCGCCGCCTGCGATCGCATCCTCGCCAACCCCACCTGGCGCAACGAGTTAGGTGAGGCGGCTCGCCAACGGGTTCTCGATGAGTTCAGTTGGCAAGGGGTGGCTGAACATCTCAGCCAAGTCTACGACGAACTCTTACAGGAAACGGCAATCCCTGCCTAG
- a CDS encoding threonine synthase, which yields MTQAIDRLKQASTAAFTGLKCKECGAEYEATAKHVCDECFGPLEVKYDYDVLRQTVSRETIEAGPHSIWRYKPFLPVETDSPIDVGTGMTPLVEAHRLARHLGLKKLYIKNDAVNMPTLSFKDRVVSVALTRARELGFSTVSCASTGNLANSTAAIAAHAGLDCCVFIPADLEAGKILGTLIYNPTLMAVKGNYDQVNRLCSEVANTQGWGFVNINLRPYYSEGSKTLGFEVAEQLGWQLPDHVVAPLASGSLFTKIYKGFQEFVETGLVDAKDVRFSGAQAEGCSPIATAYKEGRDFIAPVKPNTIAKSIAIGNPADGIYAVDIANKTNGTIESVTDAEIIEGMKLLAETEGIFTETAGGTTIATLKKLVEAGKIDPDEVTVVYITGNGLKTQEAVQGYIGEPLTIEPKLDSFERALERSHTLNRLEWQQVLV from the coding sequence ATGACCCAAGCCATCGATCGCCTCAAACAAGCCTCCACCGCCGCCTTTACCGGACTTAAATGCAAAGAATGCGGGGCGGAGTACGAAGCCACCGCCAAGCATGTCTGTGATGAGTGCTTTGGTCCGCTGGAAGTGAAATATGACTATGATGTTTTACGTCAGACGGTGAGCCGCGAGACCATCGAAGCCGGCCCTCACTCCATTTGGCGTTATAAACCCTTCCTGCCGGTAGAGACGGACAGCCCCATTGATGTAGGAACGGGGATGACGCCTTTGGTTGAAGCCCATCGTTTGGCTCGTCACTTGGGACTGAAAAAGCTTTATATTAAAAACGATGCGGTCAATATGCCGACCCTGAGCTTTAAGGATCGGGTGGTGTCCGTGGCCCTGACCCGCGCTCGTGAATTGGGATTCTCTACAGTCTCTTGTGCGAGTACCGGAAACTTAGCTAACTCCACCGCTGCGATCGCCGCCCATGCGGGCCTCGACTGCTGCGTCTTTATCCCCGCTGACCTAGAAGCGGGCAAAATCCTCGGAACCCTCATCTACAACCCCACCCTAATGGCGGTGAAGGGCAACTACGACCAAGTAAATCGCCTCTGTTCAGAAGTAGCCAACACCCAAGGCTGGGGCTTCGTCAATATCAACCTGCGTCCCTACTATTCCGAAGGCTCAAAAACCCTCGGCTTTGAAGTTGCCGAACAACTCGGTTGGCAACTGCCGGATCACGTGGTGGCCCCTCTCGCCTCAGGGTCGTTGTTCACCAAGATTTATAAAGGCTTCCAAGAGTTCGTCGAAACCGGCCTAGTCGATGCCAAAGATGTGCGCTTCAGTGGGGCCCAAGCCGAGGGCTGTTCCCCCATCGCCACAGCTTATAAGGAGGGACGGGACTTCATTGCCCCCGTCAAACCCAACACCATTGCCAAATCCATTGCCATCGGCAACCCCGCTGATGGCATCTACGCCGTAGACATTGCCAACAAAACCAATGGCACCATCGAGTCTGTCACCGACGCCGAAATCATCGAAGGGATGAAGCTGTTGGCTGAAACCGAAGGCATCTTCACCGAAACTGCCGGCGGAACCACCATCGCCACCCTGAAAAAACTGGTAGAAGCGGGCAAGATTGACCCCGATGAGGTGACAGTCGTCTACATCACCGGTAATGGCTTGAAAACCCAAGAGGCAGTTCAAGGCTATATTGGCGAACCTCTGACCATTGAGCCGAAACTCGACTCCTTCGAGCGCGCCCTAGAACGCTCTCATACCCTCAACCGCTTGGAATGGCAGCAGGTGTTGGTCTAG
- the miaB gene encoding tRNA (N6-isopentenyl adenosine(37)-C2)-methylthiotransferase MiaB, which yields MTLSPRRYHITTFGCQMNKADSERMAGILETLNFQATEDPNLADLVLYNTCTIRDNAEQKVYSYLGRQAKRKQNDPNLILAVAGCVAQQEGEALMRRVPELDLVMGPQHANRLGDLLEQVFSGNQVVATEPVHIMEDITKPRRDSAVSAWVNVIYGCNERCTYCVVPNVRGVEQSRTPEAIRAEMEELGRQGYKEVTLLGQNIDAYGRDLPGSTPEGRHLHTLTDLLYFVHDVPGIERIRFATSHPRYFTERLIRACQELPKVCEHFHIPFQSGDNEILKAMARGYTHEKYRRIIDQIRHYMPDAAISADAIVGFPGETEEQFQNTLDLTADIGFDILNTAAYSPRPGTPAAHWENQLSDEVKQDRLQRLNHLVSVKAAERSQRYANRVEEVLVEEQNPKDPTQVMGRTRGNRLTFFEGNLEELKGKTLSVEISEVRPFSLTGRVLALV from the coding sequence ATGACCCTATCTCCTCGTCGTTACCACATCACCACCTTCGGCTGTCAGATGAACAAAGCTGACTCGGAACGGATGGCCGGGATTCTCGAAACCCTGAACTTCCAAGCCACGGAAGACCCCAACCTGGCAGACCTAGTTCTCTATAACACCTGCACCATCCGCGACAACGCTGAACAAAAGGTCTATTCCTACCTCGGGAGACAGGCTAAACGCAAACAAAATGACCCCAACCTCATCCTCGCGGTGGCCGGTTGTGTGGCCCAACAGGAAGGAGAAGCCCTCATGCGACGGGTTCCTGAACTGGACTTGGTGATGGGCCCCCAACACGCCAATCGCCTGGGAGATCTCCTCGAACAAGTTTTCTCCGGCAACCAAGTGGTGGCCACCGAACCGGTGCATATTATGGAGGACATCACCAAACCCCGCCGCGATAGTGCCGTCAGTGCTTGGGTGAATGTTATCTATGGCTGCAATGAACGCTGTACCTATTGCGTGGTTCCCAATGTGCGCGGCGTGGAACAGTCCCGAACTCCTGAAGCCATCCGCGCCGAAATGGAGGAACTGGGACGACAAGGCTATAAAGAAGTCACCCTCCTGGGGCAAAACATCGATGCCTATGGACGAGATTTGCCCGGTAGCACCCCGGAAGGACGACATCTGCATACCCTCACCGATTTACTCTACTTCGTCCATGATGTGCCAGGAATCGAACGCATCCGCTTCGCCACCAGTCACCCCCGCTACTTCACTGAACGGCTGATTCGCGCCTGTCAGGAACTGCCTAAAGTCTGCGAACATTTCCATATTCCCTTCCAATCCGGCGACAATGAGATTCTAAAAGCCATGGCCCGGGGCTATACCCATGAGAAGTATCGCCGCATTATCGACCAAATCCGCCACTATATGCCCGATGCAGCCATTAGTGCGGATGCTATTGTCGGCTTCCCCGGCGAAACCGAGGAACAGTTCCAAAACACCCTGGATTTAACCGCCGATATTGGTTTTGATATCCTCAACACCGCCGCCTATTCCCCCCGTCCCGGAACCCCCGCCGCTCACTGGGAAAATCAACTCAGTGATGAGGTCAAACAAGACCGCCTGCAACGGCTCAATCACTTGGTGAGTGTGAAAGCTGCTGAACGCTCTCAACGCTACGCCAACCGCGTTGAAGAGGTCTTAGTGGAGGAACAAAATCCCAAAGATCCCACTCAAGTAATGGGACGAACTCGGGGCAACCGTTTGACCTTCTTTGAGGGCAATTTAGAGGAATTAAAAGGGAAAACCCTGTCTGTGGAAATCTCGGAAGTTCGCCCCTTTAGTTTGACGGGCCGAGTTCTGGCTTTAGTCTAG